A single window of Streptomyces griseoviridis DNA harbors:
- a CDS encoding S1 family peptidase, producing MSHKRIPKRKAAIAAGGVVALGAAAILLPNANASQDGGSPGAAAPKTLRATDASDLASQLPGLLGDTFAGSYYDSGAKRLVVNVVNGDDNAVARVQKAGAKVREVANSLAALKTGAQTLKADATIPGTAWAVDPRTNKIIVTADSTVTGSAWNRLESTVEGLGTAKATLKKSAGTFKTFVSGGDAIFSQTEAGGVRCSLGFNVTAGDGTPAFLTAGHCGVAAAQWSDSQTGQPLATVDQATFPGAGDFSLVKYDDAATEAPSEVNVGNGQTVQITQAEEATVGTQVFRMGSTTGLNDGTVTGLDATVNFQSETDPSGVDTVTGLIQTDVCAEPGDSGGSLFTREGGAIGLTSGGSGDCTQGGETFFQPVTTALAATGATLGAGDQAGGGAGDQAGGAEQGGDEIGGDPGAGAVDPSASAGDDQSGAGMDAGADPGADPSADTGTGTGHHSSSGRRH from the coding sequence TTGAGTCACAAGCGAATTCCGAAGCGCAAGGCCGCGATAGCGGCGGGCGGCGTCGTGGCGCTCGGCGCGGCCGCGATCCTGCTGCCGAACGCGAACGCGTCCCAGGACGGCGGTTCCCCCGGCGCGGCCGCCCCCAAGACCCTCAGGGCGACGGACGCCTCGGACCTCGCCTCGCAGCTCCCGGGCCTGCTCGGCGACACCTTCGCCGGTTCGTACTACGACTCCGGCGCCAAGCGACTGGTCGTCAACGTCGTGAACGGCGACGACAACGCGGTCGCGCGGGTCCAGAAGGCGGGCGCGAAGGTCCGCGAGGTCGCCAACAGCCTCGCCGCCCTGAAGACCGGCGCCCAGACCCTGAAGGCCGACGCCACCATCCCCGGCACCGCCTGGGCCGTCGACCCCAGGACCAACAAGATCATCGTCACCGCCGACAGCACGGTCACCGGCTCCGCCTGGAACAGGCTGGAGTCCACGGTCGAAGGACTCGGCACCGCCAAGGCGACCCTGAAGAAGTCCGCGGGCACCTTCAAGACCTTCGTGTCGGGCGGCGACGCCATCTTCTCCCAGACCGAGGCCGGCGGTGTCCGCTGCTCCCTCGGCTTCAATGTCACCGCGGGCGACGGCACCCCCGCCTTCCTGACCGCGGGCCACTGCGGGGTCGCCGCGGCCCAGTGGTCCGACTCCCAGACCGGCCAGCCCCTCGCCACCGTCGACCAGGCCACCTTCCCCGGCGCGGGCGACTTCTCCCTGGTGAAGTACGACGACGCCGCCACCGAGGCGCCCAGCGAGGTCAACGTCGGCAACGGCCAGACCGTCCAGATCACCCAGGCCGAGGAAGCCACGGTCGGCACCCAGGTCTTCCGGATGGGCAGCACGACCGGCCTGAACGACGGCACGGTCACCGGCCTCGACGCCACCGTCAACTTCCAGAGCGAGACCGACCCCTCGGGCGTCGACACCGTCACCGGGCTGATCCAGACCGACGTCTGCGCCGAACCCGGCGACAGCGGCGGCTCCCTGTTCACCCGGGAGGGCGGCGCGATCGGCCTGACCTCCGGCGGCAGCGGCGACTGCACCCAGGGCGGCGAGACCTTCTTCCAGCCGGTCACCACCGCCCTCGCGGCCACCGGCGCCACTCTCGGCGCGGGTGACCAGGCGGGCGGCGGCGCGGGCGACCAGGCGGGCGGCGCTGAGCAGGGCGGCGACGAGATCGGCGGCGACCCGGGCGCCGGAGCCGTCGACCCGTCGGCGTCGGCGGGCGACGACCAGA
- a CDS encoding MFS transporter — MPHKSLAEDALPGDLAAAEPAAPATNRWWILAVVAVAQLMVVLDATIVNIALPSAQADLGFSDGNRQWIVTAYALAFASLLLLGGRIADLFGRKTAFLVGVVGFAAVSALGGAANGFGMLVTARALQGVFGALLAPAALSILNTTFTDAREKARAFSVYGAIAGAGGAVGLLLGGILTDALDWRWTLYVNVVIAIVAFAGGWLLLSNHRDAGSSKLDVPGTVLVAGGLFGVVYGFSNAETHDWGSPLTWGFLIAGGLLLAAFGWWQTRAAHPLLPLRILLDRNRAASFLAVLISGSGMFGVFLFLTYYLQLNLGFSPTKTGVAFLPMVGALMVAAQVGTTVLVPRIGPKAIVPLGFAIAAVGMTWLTGIDVGSHYASAVLPQLIVIGLGLGMVMPPAMQLATGGVAAEDAGVASATVNAMQQVGGSIGTALLNTLAASAATGYLAGKDPRNKLVQAQATIESYTTAFAWSAGLFAAGAVIAFLLFRRGVQRQDAGAAPVVHM; from the coding sequence ATGCCCCACAAGTCCCTGGCCGAGGACGCCCTGCCGGGCGACCTGGCCGCGGCCGAACCCGCCGCGCCGGCCACCAACCGGTGGTGGATCCTCGCGGTCGTCGCCGTCGCGCAGCTGATGGTCGTCCTCGACGCCACCATCGTGAACATCGCCCTGCCCTCCGCCCAGGCCGACCTCGGCTTCTCCGACGGCAACCGGCAGTGGATCGTCACCGCCTACGCGCTGGCCTTCGCCTCGCTGCTGCTGCTCGGCGGCCGGATAGCCGACCTCTTCGGCCGCAAGACCGCCTTCCTCGTCGGCGTCGTCGGCTTCGCCGCCGTCTCCGCGCTGGGCGGCGCGGCCAACGGCTTCGGCATGCTCGTCACGGCCCGCGCCCTCCAGGGCGTGTTCGGCGCGCTGCTCGCGCCCGCCGCGCTCTCGATCCTCAACACCACCTTCACCGACGCCCGGGAGAAGGCCAGGGCGTTCAGCGTCTACGGCGCCATCGCCGGCGCGGGCGGCGCGGTGGGCCTGCTGCTCGGCGGCATCCTCACGGACGCGCTCGACTGGCGCTGGACCCTCTACGTGAACGTCGTCATCGCGATCGTCGCCTTCGCGGGCGGCTGGCTGCTGCTGTCCAACCACCGTGACGCGGGCAGCTCCAAGCTGGACGTGCCGGGCACGGTGCTCGTCGCGGGCGGTCTCTTCGGTGTGGTCTACGGCTTCTCCAACGCCGAGACCCACGACTGGGGTTCGCCGCTGACCTGGGGCTTCCTGATCGCCGGCGGGCTGCTGCTCGCGGCCTTCGGCTGGTGGCAGACCCGGGCCGCGCACCCGCTGCTGCCGCTGCGCATCCTGCTGGACCGCAACCGGGCCGCCTCGTTCCTGGCCGTGCTGATCTCCGGTTCGGGAATGTTCGGTGTGTTCCTCTTCCTGACCTACTACCTTCAGCTCAACCTCGGTTTCAGCCCGACCAAGACCGGTGTGGCGTTCCTTCCGATGGTCGGGGCGCTGATGGTGGCCGCGCAGGTGGGCACCACGGTCCTGGTGCCGCGCATCGGCCCGAAGGCCATCGTGCCGCTGGGCTTCGCGATCGCCGCGGTCGGGATGACCTGGCTGACCGGGATCGACGTCGGCTCGCACTACGCGAGCGCGGTGCTGCCGCAGCTGATCGTGATCGGCCTCGGTCTCGGCATGGTCATGCCGCCGGCGATGCAGCTGGCGACCGGCGGGGTGGCCGCCGAGGACGCGGGCGTCGCCTCCGCCACCGTCAACGCCATGCAGCAGGTGGGCGGTTCGATCGGTACGGCGCTGCTGAACACGCTCGCCGCCAGCGCCGCCACCGGCTACCTGGCGGGCAAGGACCCGCGGAACAAGCTGGTCCAGGCGCAGGCCACGATCGAGAGCTACACCACCGCGTTCGCCTGGTCCGCCGGACTCTTCGCGGCCGGCGCGGTGATCGCCTTCCTGTTGTTCCGCCGCGGAGTGCAGCGCCAGGACGCGGGCGCCGCCCCCGTCGTCCACATGTGA